The following coding sequences lie in one Bacteroidales bacterium genomic window:
- a CDS encoding 2-phosphosulfolactate phosphatase, with translation MNNIEVCFTPALFEYTLTEQPFSVVVIDILRATTSICTAFQNDVKEIIPVATTEEAISYKNKGFLIAAERNGIKLDFADFGNSPDNFSSELVRGRSIVYSTTNGTHTIKKISTGSPVVIASFINISAAANFIAKQNKNTVIVCAGWKNKFNLEDSIFAGALTERLIKLNFNIMCDSAHAALDLWTVAKKDVIKYIQKAMHRERLKKLKLDSILDYCFTEDLTDAVPVYDGLKITNATIK, from the coding sequence ATGAATAATATTGAAGTTTGCTTTACACCAGCGCTATTTGAATACACTCTTACTGAACAGCCGTTTTCAGTGGTAGTAATAGATATATTGCGTGCTACAACCTCCATTTGCACAGCTTTTCAAAACGATGTGAAAGAAATAATCCCTGTAGCAACAACAGAAGAAGCTATTAGCTATAAAAACAAAGGCTTTTTAATTGCTGCAGAGAGAAACGGCATCAAACTTGATTTTGCAGATTTTGGAAATTCGCCCGACAACTTTTCTTCAGAGCTTGTAAGAGGTCGTAGCATTGTGTATAGCACTACAAATGGCACTCATACAATAAAAAAAATATCAACCGGCAGTCCTGTAGTTATAGCTTCTTTTATAAATATAAGCGCTGCCGCCAATTTCATTGCAAAACAAAATAAAAACACTGTTATAGTTTGTGCCGGCTGGAAAAACAAATTTAATCTTGAAGACTCCATTTTTGCAGGAGCTTTAACAGAAAGGCTAATAAAGCTAAATTTTAACATAATGTGCGATTCGGCACATGCAGCCTTAGACTTATGGACTGTTGCAAAAAAAGACGTTATAAAATACATTCAAAAAGCAATGCACAGAGAACGTCTTAAAAAATTAAAATTAGACTCTATTTTAGATTATTGTTTTACTGAAGATCTAACTGATGCCGTGCCTGTTTATGACGGATTAAAAATAACAAACGCCACAATAAAATGA